In a genomic window of Vicinamibacteria bacterium:
- a CDS encoding aldehyde dehydrogenase family protein, which yields MSAAANAVAVRPYRNFIGGQWVESASGKTTLNRNPADTRDVLGLLPMSTAEEARGAVAAARAAFPAWRDTPAPVRGGILYRAWALMEKEKEDLARRLTREEGKTVKESLGEIQRTINILEFIAAEGRRPGGHTLPSELPKNFCYTVRQPLGVVACITPWNFPVAIPCWKIAPALVAGNTVVFKPASLTPDTAGAVVSIFERAGVPPGVLNMVLGSGGTVGNALLDHEDVRAVSFTGSNEVGAEIYARGAKRMIRVQCEMGGKNPVVVLEDADLDLAVESTAQGAFASTGQRCTATSRVIVEEKIADAFVERLAARAGKVRIGNGAHEGIDMGPAVDQAQLDTDLRYIDVGRGEGATLVCGGRRLSSGAHEHGYFLEPAVFDHVKATMRVAQEEIFGPVISVMRVRSFEEALEAANAVRYGLSAAIFTQDAGRIFRFVDGIEAGIVHVNSGTPGGEAQLPFGGMKATGVGPREQGTTALEFFTEVKTVYVDYTGQARKGSLY from the coding sequence GTGAGCGCCGCCGCCAATGCCGTCGCGGTCCGGCCCTACCGCAACTTCATCGGCGGGCAGTGGGTGGAGTCCGCCTCCGGCAAGACCACCCTCAACCGGAACCCCGCCGACACCCGTGACGTCTTGGGGCTCCTGCCCATGTCCACCGCGGAGGAGGCGCGGGGCGCGGTGGCCGCGGCTCGCGCCGCCTTCCCGGCCTGGCGGGACACCCCCGCCCCTGTCCGCGGCGGCATCCTTTACCGGGCTTGGGCCCTCATGGAGAAGGAGAAGGAGGACCTGGCGCGCCGGCTCACCCGCGAGGAGGGTAAGACGGTCAAGGAATCGCTGGGGGAGATCCAGCGCACGATCAACATACTGGAGTTCATCGCCGCCGAGGGACGCCGCCCGGGTGGCCACACCCTCCCTTCGGAGCTGCCCAAGAACTTCTGCTACACCGTTCGCCAACCCCTGGGGGTGGTGGCCTGCATCACGCCCTGGAACTTTCCGGTCGCAATCCCCTGCTGGAAGATCGCGCCCGCCCTCGTGGCCGGCAATACTGTCGTCTTCAAACCGGCCAGCCTGACCCCTGACACCGCGGGCGCGGTAGTCTCGATTTTCGAGCGTGCGGGCGTCCCCCCGGGTGTCCTGAACATGGTCTTGGGCTCGGGAGGCACGGTGGGTAACGCGCTCCTGGACCACGAGGATGTACGCGCGGTCTCGTTCACGGGGAGCAACGAGGTGGGGGCCGAGATCTACGCCCGCGGGGCCAAACGCATGATTCGCGTCCAGTGCGAGATGGGTGGGAAGAACCCGGTGGTGGTCCTGGAGGACGCCGACCTTGACCTGGCCGTGGAGTCAACCGCCCAAGGGGCATTCGCCTCCACCGGCCAGCGATGCACCGCCACCTCGCGCGTGATCGTGGAGGAGAAGATCGCGGATGCTTTCGTGGAGCGCCTTGCCGCACGGGCGGGCAAGGTCCGCATCGGCAACGGGGCCCACGAAGGCATCGACATGGGCCCGGCTGTGGACCAGGCTCAATTGGACACCGACCTCCGCTACATCGATGTGGGAAGGGGGGAGGGCGCGACCCTGGTCTGCGGGGGCCGCCGCCTCTCCAGCGGTGCCCACGAGCATGGATATTTCCTGGAGCCCGCCGTTTTCGATCATGTGAAGGCCACCATGCGCGTTGCCCAGGAGGAGATCTTCGGCCCCGTGATAAGCGTGATGCGCGTCCGTTCCTTCGAGGAAGCCCTCGAGGCGGCCAACGCCGTGCGCTACGGGCTCTCCGCCGCCATCTTCACCCAGGATGCGGGCCGGATCTTCCGCTTCGTGGACGGAATCGAGGCCGGTATCGTGCACGTCAACAGCGGCACCCCCGGTGGGGAGGCCCAGCTTCCCTTCGGGGGCATGAAGGCCACGGGCGTGGGACCACGGGAGCAGGGGACGACGGCCCTCGAGTTCTTCACCGAGGTCAAGACCGTCTACGTGGACTACACGGGGCAGGCGCGCAAGGGCAGCCTTTACTAG
- a CDS encoding nitrilase-related carbon-nitrogen hydrolase → MPRIVRCGLIQARNVKGPEAGLPAIKKAMVEKHLKLIDQAVRQKVKILCLQELFYGPYFCAEQETRWYDLTERVPEGPTVALMRKVARKHRMVLVVPVYEEEAAGIYYNTAAVIDADGKYLGKYRKTHIPHCKPGFWEKFYFRPGNLGYPVFETAYAKVGVYICYDRHFPEGARALGLNGAEIVLNPSATVAGLSEYLWELEQPAHAVANGYFVGAINRVGLEAPWKMGEFYGKSYFCDPRGKILAQGPRDKDAVVVADLNLDMIDEVRAVWQFFRDRRPDAYGPLVAP, encoded by the coding sequence ATGCCCCGGATCGTCCGTTGCGGCCTCATCCAGGCCAGGAACGTGAAAGGTCCCGAGGCCGGCCTGCCGGCCATCAAGAAGGCCATGGTCGAGAAGCACCTGAAGCTCATTGACCAGGCCGTCCGCCAGAAGGTCAAGATCCTCTGCCTCCAGGAGCTCTTCTACGGCCCCTACTTCTGTGCGGAGCAGGAGACCCGTTGGTACGACCTGACGGAGCGGGTGCCCGAAGGGCCCACCGTGGCCCTCATGCGAAAAGTGGCCCGCAAGCATCGCATGGTGTTGGTCGTGCCCGTCTACGAGGAGGAGGCGGCGGGTATTTACTACAACACCGCGGCCGTGATCGATGCAGATGGAAAGTACCTGGGCAAGTATCGCAAGACCCACATCCCCCACTGCAAGCCCGGGTTCTGGGAAAAGTTTTACTTCCGACCAGGCAACCTGGGCTACCCGGTCTTCGAGACCGCCTACGCCAAGGTCGGCGTCTACATCTGCTACGACCGCCACTTTCCGGAGGGGGCGCGCGCGCTGGGCTTGAACGGGGCGGAGATTGTCCTCAACCCGTCGGCCACGGTGGCCGGTCTCTCGGAGTATCTGTGGGAGCTGGAGCAGCCCGCCCACGCCGTGGCCAACGGTTACTTCGTGGGGGCCATCAACCGCGTGGGTCTCGAGGCCCCCTGGAAGATGGGGGAGTTCTACGGCAAGAGCTATTTCTGCGATCCCCGGGGGAAGATCCTGGCCCAGGGGCCGCGGGACAAGGACGCGGTGGTGGTGGCAGACTTGAATCTGGACATGATCGACGAGGTGCGCGCGGTGTGGCAGTTCTTCCGCGACCGGCGGCCGGACGCCTACGGGCCGCTGGTGGCTCCGTGA